The genome window CTCCGATAGATGGAGTGTATAAAGAAGGTGTCTTTACTTTAAGAAATCTCAATGATGCTTTTAAAATTAAAAAGCACTCTTTTCTTATAGGAAACGGAAAACCAGTTGTTGTTATAGGTGGTGGAGTCCTTGGTTTAGAGGCTGCCTATTCATTCATGAAAAATAAACTGAAACCCGTAGTGTTAGAAGGTAGATCTTATTTACTTCCTGCTCAACTTGACGAAGATGGTGCAAAGATACTTAAACGAATTTTAATGAAATGGGGGATTGGAATAATAGAAAATGCAGGTGTTGAAAAAATTGAAGGTGCAGATGTTGTAAATAGAGTTTTGCTTAAAGATGGAACTGTTTTACCTGCAGAGATGGTGTTGCTGTCTACAGGAGTTATTCCAAATTCGAATTTATTAGAATTGTCAAATCTTCCTTTCAAAAGAGGTGCAATAGTTAATTCCTATATGATGGTAGATGAAGATATCTTTGCGGCAGGTGATGTTGCCGAATTTAACGGAACTATTTATGGTATTATTCCGCCTGCAATTGAACAAGCTACTATTGCTGCAAAAAACATGGTAAACTTAGGAAGTGCTGAATACAAAGGTTCAACTCGCTCAAATACTTTAAAAGTAGTTGGCTTAGACCTTACTTCAGTTGGTCTTGTTAATCC of Caldisericaceae bacterium contains these proteins:
- a CDS encoding FAD-dependent oxidoreductase, producing the protein TKIRKIDKKEHLLLTDLGGTFAYDKLLIANGASSFKPPIDGVYKEGVFTLRNLNDAFKIKKHSFLIGNGKPVVVIGGGVLGLEAAYSFMKNKLKPVVLEGRSYLLPAQLDEDGAKILKRILMKWGIGIIENAGVEKIEGADVVNRVLLKDGTVLPAEMVLLSTGVIPNSNLLELSNLPFKRGAIVNSYMMVDEDIFAAGDVAEFNGTIYGIIPPAIEQATIAAKNMVNLGSAEYKGSTRSNTLKVVGLDLTSVGLVNPKEDGCEEIRASDEAQNKYRKVVLKNNKVVGVIILGIKEATIANKLVTNNVDVSAYKEKLKDINFSLKEIK